A part of Liolophura sinensis isolate JHLJ2023 chromosome 1, CUHK_Ljap_v2, whole genome shotgun sequence genomic DNA contains:
- the LOC135465213 gene encoding uncharacterized PE-PGRS family protein PE_PGRS10-like — translation MDTWDEVTLCGAAEKASRLGQSERMGISSGAGGKASQLGQSERMGISGGAVGKGSRLGQSEMMGISSGAVGKGSRMGQSERMGISGGAVGKGSRLGQSERMRISGGAVGKGSRLGHSERMGISGEAVREGQSAGTVRKDGIFGGAVGKGSLLGHSERMGIPGGAVGKGIRLGQ, via the exons ATGGACAC ATGGGATGAGGTAACACTTTGTGGAGCAGCAGAGAAGGCCAGTCGGCTGGGACAGTCAGAAAGGATGGGAATATCTAGTGGAGCAGGAGGGAAGGCCAGTCAGCTGGGACAGTCAGAAAGGATGGGAATATCTGGTGGAGCAGTAGGGAAGGGCAGTCGGCTGGGACAGTCGGAAATGATGGGCATATCTAGTGGAGCAGTAGGGAAAGGCAGTCGGATGGGACAGTCAGAAAGGATGGGAATATCTGGTGGAGCAGTAGGGAAGGGCAGTCGGCTGGGACAGTCAGAAAGGATGAGAATATCTGGTGGAGCAGTAGGGAAGGGCAGTCGGCTGGGACACTCAGAAAGGATGGGAATATCTGGTGAAGCAGTAAGGGAAGGGCAATCGGCTGGGACAGTGAGAAAGGATGGAATATTTGGTGGAGCAGTAGGGAAAGGCAGTCTCCTGGGACACTCAGAAAGGATGGGAATACCTGGTGGAGCAGTAGGGAAGGGCATTCGGCTCGGACAGTGA
- the LOC135465197 gene encoding FMRFamide peptide receptor frpr-18-like: MAVNNSTTMDPFVWLNGTSSAKGASAGGFSEADLLQIYTFVAALKLYDVTTYLLWGIGIPSNIFSCLTSSKIRPVSSSTVFITILAMVDLLYIVWDGLFWLLIPTLKVWMPSEACRLYLFTGSVLMHYSVWLMVAITGERFIAVWLPLKVSNICTTRRAAGVSLIMLVCIAAMNIPYTYIPHSYLTPIGAWFCRYEPSYADFISKWTFVDHSVYILVPWPILTFCNAMIICGLRLSSKRKQRLTNQIDETKNPNLSITIMLVSASVISLILLTPNMVFFLHVRSSQWNYEATAEEYATYTFLSAFFFFLSSMNHAINFWVYVVSGRRFRQRFFDLIRCRGKGAKKYIQPSTTLSKLSSVAMQADEKVVKVEEKPPMANGKDEKCHQ, translated from the coding sequence ATGGCAGTGAACAATTCAACAACTATGGACCCATTCGTCTGGTTAAACGGCACGTCTTCTGCCAAGGGTGCGTCGGCAGGGGGGTTTTCAGAGGCTGACCTCTTGCAGATTTATACCTTTGTTGCCGCTCTGAAGCTGTATGACGTTACCACGTACCTCCTCTGGGGTATAGGCATCCCCAGCAACATTTTCAGCTGCTTGACGTCTTCTAAAATACGGCCCGTGTCATCGTCTACTGTATTCATCACCATACTGGCTATGGTGGATTTACTCTATATAGTGTGGGACGGGCTGTTCTGGCTCCTCATCCCCACCCTGAAGGTTTGGATGCCGTCGGAGGCATGCCGACTGTATTTATTCACCGGTTCTGTGCTGATGCACTATTCCGTCTGGTTAATGGTGGCCATCACAGGAGAGCGTTTTATTGCCGTCTGGCTGCCACTGAAAGTGTCCAACATTTGTACAACGAGGCGTGCGGCAGGCGTCAGCTTAATCATGCTAGTCTGTATCGCGGCGATGAACATTCCTTATACTTACATACCCCACTCTTACTTGACCCCAATCGGCGCCTGGTTCTGCCGATATGAACCCTCCTACGCCGATTTCATCAGCAAGTGGACTTTTGTCGACCATTCTGTGTACATTCTGGTTCCTTGGCCTATCCTTACTTTCTGCAACGCCATGATCATCTGCGGCCTGCGCCTGTCATCCAAGCGGAAGCAGAGATTGACGAACCAAATTGACGAAACAAAGAACCCCAATCTGAGCATTACCATCATGCTAGTCTCTGCTAGTGTGATCTCTCTCATTCTCCTAACACCAAACATGGTTTTCTTTCTCCATGTTCGCTCATCCCAGTGGAATTATGAAGCAACAGCAGAAGAATACGCCACTTATACGTTCCTCAGCgcgtttttctttttcctttcgAGCATGAATCACGCTATCAACTTCTGGGTGTATGTTGTAAGCGGCAGAAGATTCCGGCAGCGGTTTTTTGATCTGATCAGATGTCGAGGCAAAGGGGCTAAGAAGTATATTCAACCCTCCACCACTCTTTCAAAGCTCTCTTCCGTGGCAATGCAGGCTGACGAGAAGGTAGTAAAAGTTGAAGAGAAACCGCCAATGGCTAATGGTAAAGACGAAAAATGTCATCAGTAG